DNA from Amycolatopsis sp. DSM 110486:
CGACCTGGAGAACCAGGTCATGGGCCACCCCGCCGTCGCCGAGGCGGCCGTGGTCGGGATCCCCGACGAGAAGTGGGACGAGCGCCCGCTGGTGACCGTCGTGGTGAAGGAAGGCCAGAGCGTGACGGCCGAACAGCTGCGCGACTACCTGACCGACAAGGTCGCGAAGTGGCAGCTGCCGGAGAACTGGACCTTCGTGGACGAAGTGCCCAAGACCAGCGTCGGCAAGTTCGACAAGAAGCGCATCCGCGCGTCCTACTCAGAGGGAAAGCTCGACATCTCACAGCTCTAACGGGTAATTCTCCGGCGAGTCGCGGATGATCCGGCGCCTGTCTTGAGAGAGTCTTGCGCTCTCAAGACAGGCGTCGGAGCGCGTCGGAGGAAGTACGGGGATGCAGTCACGCAGCAGGAGGTCGTTCCTCACTCTCGCGGGAACGGCAGCAGTGGGCGCGGTCGCGGCCGCGTGTGGTTCGAACACCGGGCGCCCAGGCGACCCGCCGCCGTCCACCGCGATGTCGGCCGGACCGCCGCCGTCGAAACCGGCCGCGAAGGTGACGCTGCAGCAGTGGTACCACGCGTACGGCGAAGACGGCGTGCAGGACGCCGTGCGCGGCTACGCGGCCTCGTACCCGGGCGCGACCGTGAAGGTGCAGTGGAACCCGGGTGACTACGACTCGAAGATCGTGACCGCGCTGCAGAACAGCGCCGTGCCCGACGTGTTCGAGGCCCAGGTGAAGATCGACTGGGTGCGCCAGAACCAGGTCGTGGCGCTCGACGACCTCATCGGCCCGGTGAAGAACGACTTCAGCCCCGCCGTGCTGGCCGCGCAGACCGTGGAGGGCAAGGTCTACGGCATCCCGCAGGCCACCGACACGCAGGTGCTCTTCTACCGCCCGAGCCTGCTGCAGGCCGCGGGCGTGCAGCCGCCGCAGACCGTCGACGAGCTGGTGGACGCCGCCGGCAAGCTCTCGCGCGACGGCGTGAAGGGCTTGTTCGTGGGCAACGACGGCGGCGTCGCCACGCTGACCGGCCCGCTGCTGTGGTCGGCCGGGCTCGACTACCTCAAGCCCGGCGGCCGCGAGGTCGGCTTCGACGACCCGCGCGCGGCCACCGCGCTGGGCAAGCTGCGCGCGTTGAACGCCAACAGCTCCCTGCTGCTCGGCGCGCCCACCGACTGGTCCGACCCGGGCGCGTTCATCGACGGCCTGTGCGCGATGCAGTGGACCGGGCTGTGGAACATGCCGAAGATCCGCGACGCGTTCAACGACGACTTCGCCGTGCTGCCCTTCCCCAAGCTGGACAACAGCGGCGCCCCTTCGGTGCCCGTGGGCGCGTACGGCGCGATGGTCAACGCGAAGAGCAAGCACGTGGCCGAGGCCAAGGCGTTCGTGAAGTGGCTGTGGGTCGACCAGACGACCGACCAGCTGGAGTTCGCCACGCGCTTCGGGTTCCACGTGCCGGCGCGCCAGAGCCTCATCGACAAGGCCGACACGCTGCGCTCGGGCCCGGCCGCCGACGTCGCGCGGTTCGTGAAGGAGAACAGCCACCTCGTCGGCGGTCCCGTGTGGACCCAGCAGGCGAACACCGCGCTGTCCGACGCGGTCGCGAAGATCGCCAAGGAGGGCGCCGACCCGGTGGCGCAGACCAAGGCGGCGGTGACGGTCGCGCAGTCCGAGCTGAAGCGCTTGTTCGGGTGAAGCTGCTTTGAAAGCCCCAGCCCGGAAGACCCGGGACACGCTGGCGTTCTGGGGGTTCGTCGGCCCGTTCCTGATCGGGCTGGCCGTGTTCGCGTACCTGCCGATCGGCTGGAGCGTGTACCTGTCGTTCTTCGACGCGCGCAACACCGTGACGCCGAGCGTGTTCGTGGGGCTGGACAACTACGCGCACATGCTCACCGACGGGCCGTTCCTGGCCAGTCTCGGCACGTTCAGTGTGTTCGCGGTGGTGATCGTGCCGCTCACGTTCGTGCTGTCGCTCGCGCTCGCGGTCGGCGTGCACCAGCTGAGGTTCGCGCGCGCGTTCTTCCGCTCGGTGTTCTTCCTGCCCTTCGCTTGCTCGTACGTGGTGGCTTCGCTGATCTGGAAGACGTCGCTGTTCTCAGGGGTGCGCTACGGCCTGGCGAACACCGTGCTGGGCCTGTTCGGCGCCGATCCGGTGGCGTGGACGGGCACGGTCGACCCGCCGCTGTACTGGATCGTGCTGGTGACCGCGCGGCTGTGGCTGCAGCTGGGCTTCTACATGATCCTGTTCCTCGCCGCGCTGCAACGGATTCCGGTCCGGCTCTACGAAGCCGCGTGGCTCGACGGCGCGAAGCCGGGCTGGCAGGTGTTCCGCTACATCACGCTGCCACAGCTGCGCGCGACTTCCGTGGCCGTGCTGCTGCTGAACCTGATCAACGCGTACCAGGCGTTCGACGAGTTCTACAACATCATGGGCGACTCCCGTGGTTATCCACCGTTCGCGCGGCCGCCGCTGGTGTACCTCTACTACACGTCGCTGGGTTCGGGCGGCCAGGACCTGGGCCGCGGCAGCGCGGGCGCGGTGCTGCTGGCGCTGCTCATCGCGCTCGTGACGTTGTCGCAGGGCAGGCTGTTCCGCTTCGACCGTGGTGCCCTCTCGTCAACGGCGCTGTCGTGAAGGCCGCATTGCGCTGGACGGCGCTGATCGTGGCGGCGGTGCTGTTCCTGCTGCCGTTCTACCTGCTGCTGCGCAACGGGCTCGCCTCGCGCGCGGAGATCACGGCTCCTGATTGGACGCTGTGGCCTCGGCAGGTGCACTGGGAGAACTTCACGCGCCTGTTCTCGCTGGAGGACGTGCCGTTCGCGCGAAGCCTGCTCAACTCCGCGGTCGTGGCGACGCTGCAGACGTCGGGGCTGCTGGTGATCTGCTCACTCGCCGGCTACGGGTTCGCCCGGATCCCTTACCACCACTCGAAAACCGTGTTCTACGCGGTGCTCGCGACGCTGATGATCCCGACGTCGGTCACGTTCGTGCCGAGCTTCGTCGTGGTGTCCACGCTCGGCTGGCTCTCGGACCTGCGCGGCCTGGTGATCCCGGGGTTGTTCAGCGCGTTCAGCGCGTTCCTGTTCCGCCAGTACTTCCTGGACTTCCCGCGCGAGCTGGAGGAAGCCGGCCGCGTCGACGGGCTCACGCGCTGGGGCGTGTTCCGGCGCATCGTGGTGCCCAACTCGCGCGGCTTCTTCGCCGCGATCGCCGTGATCTCGGTGATCGGCAGCTGGAACGCGTTCCTGTGGCCGCTGATCATCGCGCAGTCGCCGGACTCGTGGACGGTGCAGGTGGCGCTGTCGGGCCTGCTGACCTCACAGAACCCGCAGCTGAACCTGCTCTTCCTGGCCGCGGCGGTGTCGATCCTGCCAATCGTGCTGCTGTTCGCCTTCCTGCAGCGTTACCTCGTGCGCGGGGTCACGGAGTCGGGTGTGAAGGGCTGAGCCGCCGCGGCAGCGGCACCGGCGGCTGCAGCGGCATTCGGGCTGACGCGCCACCCGATCGCGGCGGGTCAATCCGCCGATTCCGCCCCCAACGACCACCGCATCCCCCATAAGCTCTTTGTACCCGACGCCCGGAACCTGGAGCACCCGATGACCGATCCGTACCAGCAGCAGCCGCGCCAAGAGGGCCAGTACTACGGCGCCGACGGTTATCCGACGCCCCAGCAGCCCCCGCAGCAGCCCTCGGCGCCGCTGCCCGTGCCGTACTCCGCGCCGTATTCGGGGCCGTACCCGACGCCGTACTCGGGACCGCAGCCCATGCCGTACGGGCCGTTCCCGGGTTACGTACCGCTGCGGACGAGCGGCATGGCGATCGCGGGGATGATCATCGGGATCCTCGCGCTGATCACGTTCTGGGTGCCGTTCTGGGACGTGATCGCGGCGTTCACCGCGATCGGGCTGTCGTGGGCGGGCATGGTGCAGGCGCAGAAGCCCGGCTACGCGGGCCAGGGCATGGGCATCGCCGGGCTCGTCTGCGGAATCATCGCCGCGATCCCCGCGGTGATCTTCCTGGTGCTGTTCTTCACGGCGATCGCGGCGACGAGTACGTCGTGCGCGTTCTACTGCTGAAACTTTGCTTCTGAACCCACCTTCGTCGGGTAGTCGAACCGCGGTACCTGTGACAGAGTCAGCCGCACTGTCACGGTGAATGTGAGCGGGATTCATGTTTCGTTCACCGGAGGTCCACCGCCGTCCGGCAGCGTGCTGGGCAGCCGACACCGGGAGCGAAGATGGCCCAGCTGACCAGGCGGACTTTCACCGCGGCGGGTGCCGCGGGCGTGGGGTTGCTGCTGTGCACCCCGACCGCCAACGCGCTGGACCGGGCGCTCAAGCGCACGGCCTCGCGCACCGTCAGCACCACGGGCACGACCCTCGAACAGGTCGCCGCAGCCGTCTCCCCCGGTACAGCCACGTACTCCCGCCTCACCGGCGGCCCGGGCTGGCCGCTCGTGGTCCGCGGCGACCTCACCGCGCCGAAGGACGGCCGCGACGACCGGCGGACGGCGCTGGGCGCGTTCGTGCAGTTCACCGACCTGCACATCACCGACACCGAGTCGCCCGCGCGGTTCGAGTACCTGCACCCGTACGTCAGCTCGGCGCACCGGCCGCAGGAAGCCCTCGGCACGGCCGCGACGAGCGCGCTGGTGCAGCGGGTGAACAGCGTCGCGAAGGGACCGTTCACCGGCCGGCCGTTCGACTTCCTCGTGACCACCGGCGACAACACCGACAACCACGAGCTGCTGGAGCTCGACTGGTTCCTGACCAGCCTCAACGGCGGCGCCATCACGCCGAACTCCGGCGACCCCAGCCGGTACGAAGGCGTGCAGGCCTCGGGCAACGACGCGTTCTGGAACCCGTCGACCCCGCTCGCCGACGACTACTCGAAGAAGGGCTTCCCGCAGCTGCCGGGCCTGCTCGAAGCGGGCATCGCGCCGTTCACCGCGCCGGGGCTCGACGTGCCGTGGTTCTGCACGTTCGGCAACCACGACGACAGCGTGGTCGGCACGCTGCCGGAAGGTATCCCGGGCATCGAGAGCTGGTACACGAGCCGGTACAAGGTGATCGGCAAGGACGAGGACACCGCGAAGAAGCTCGGCGCGGCCATCAACAGCGGCAAGAGCGTGCCGCTGATCGAGCTGTTCGGCGGCACCGGCACGATCCGCGAGGTCACACCCGACGCGCGCCGGCGGCCGTTCACCACGGCGGAGTTCGTGACCGCGCATCTCGAGTCCGGCAACACCGGTCCGGGTCCGGTCGGCCACGGCTTCTCGGCGAACAACGCCGACGGTCGCAACGTCTACTACACGTTCCGCATCGCCCCTGGCGTCACCGGCATCAGCCTCGACACCACCACGCTGGGCGGTTTCGCGGACGGTTCGATCGGGCTCGGCCAGTTCAACTGGGTGGAGTCGACGCTCAAGCGCAACTCCTCGACGTACTACGACTTCTTCGGCCGCAAGGTCGCCCAATCGGTGACCGACGAGCTGTTCGTGCTGTTCAGCCACCACACGAGCGACACCATGGGCAACCTCCTGCCCGACTCGCGCCACCTGCTGGAGCCGCGCCTGAACGGCGACACGTTCGTGGGGCTGCTCAACCGCTTCCCGAACGTCGTGGCATGGGTCAACGGCCACACGCACCTCAACAAGATCACCCCGCACGTCGGCAAGACGCCCGCGCAGAGCTTCTGGGAGATCAACACCGCCTCCCACGTCGACTTCCCGCAGCACGCCCGCATCCTCGAACTGGCCGACAACGGCGACGGCACTCTGTCGATCTTCACCACGCTGATCGAGGCTTCCGCGCCCTACGCGGTGGACTACTCCGCGCGCACGCCTTCCGCCCTGGCTTCGCTGTACCGCGAGCTGTCATACAACGACATCCACGTGGACCTGGGCCGCGTCGGCTCGGCGGGCGACCACAACACCGAACTGCTGCTCACCAACCCGCTCGGTTGATTACCTCCCGGGTAATCGACGCGCCTCCCCCCGGCTGCGGTTAGGTCATGAACATGACCGACGCCGAGGGCACTTCGCTGTTCCACCAGACCATGCCGTTCGCCTCCCGGCTCGGCATCGAAGCCCTCTCGCACGCCCCCGACCTGGTCCGCAGCCGGCTGGCGTGGTCCGAGTCGCTGTGCACCCTCGGCGGCGTCCTGCACGGCGGCGCGCTCATGTCCCTGGCCGACGCGACCGGCGCCGTGTGCGCCTTCCTCAACCTCCCTTCGGGCGCTTCGGGCACCACGACCCTGGAGTCGAAGACCAACTTCCTGCGCGCCGTCCGTTCGGGGCATGCGATCGCGTCGTCCCGCCCGCTCCACGCGGGCCGCCGCGTGGTCGTCGTCGAGACGGAAATCCACGACGACGAGGGCAAGCTGGTCGCGAAAGTGACCCAGACGCAAGCGGTGCTCTAGGCGGCCCAGGGGAGCCGGATGGCTTCGATCTCGGTGTCGTTGAGCAGTGCTTCGATCAGCCCTGGTGAGCCGACGACTTTGGTGCCCCAGAGGTCGTAGTCGGTGCAGAGGCACCACGAGCGGTCTTCGGCCCAGAGGTTGGACGGGCTGAAGTCGGTCTCGGGGTCGTTGTAGAGGACCGCGGCGTCGCCGAGGCGCCCGGTGAGTACCCGGACCGTTTCGCAGTCCTCGAACCCGCGAGTCGCCGGGCCGAAGAAGGCAACGCACGGGGTGTCGGGACCGCTGTGTTCGGCGAGGAGGCCGATCAGCCGGGTCCAGGTCTCGCGATCCAGGCTGCCCTCGGTGGGCGGAATGATGCCAAGGGGCCAGCTGCGATCTTTCTTGGCCGAGGAAAAGCACCGGAAACAGGGCAGCAGCCCTTCCGGCACGATCGGATCGCCGACGCGTTCGGCGAGTTCCGCCCAGCGCAGCCGCCTCCAGCCGGGTCCCGGATGCTCCGGACGGCCCAGTCCACCGCCCATGGTCACCGAGACGGCGTCGAGGTCGAGGTCGCCGATGATGTGCGGTTCGACGACGCCCTCGGCGATCTGCGCCTGGTGGCGTTCGTGATAGGTGATGTCCGCCGGGCCTCGCTCGTGCTCGTAGATGGCGTTGAGCACCCAGGCCGCGTCCGGCATCGCCGGCTGCATGAATCCGGTCAGGCCGTCTTCGCCGGACAGCTCGCGCAGCCAGTCGACAGCAGCGGCCGGCGCGGGTAGCCACAGGTCGGTGAACGAATTCAGCACATCTCATTGTCCCGGCGACCACCACCGATTTCACAGCCTTGCTCTGGTCGGCTCTTTACGAACCTGTCCCAACCGGCGAAAATCTTTCGCTATCACTGGGGTCTCGGGGACGGAGCACGGCATGCGGGTGCGGAGCTTGATCACGCTATTGTCCATCGCCATGGTGACGGCAGGAGCGACGCAGGTCGCCGACGCGGCGCCGGCGCACCCGGCGAACGACGAGGCGATCAACTACCACGAGTGGTCCGGCGGGACGTTCTACGCGGGCCGGCTCGACGGGCTGGCGCTGGGCCGCGACGGGCTGCGCATCACGCGGCCCGCGGGCACCGTCGAGCACACCGAGCCGGGGCTGGGCACGTCGAGGACCTACGAGTACGGCTCGTGGACGTCGCCGGTGTTCCGGCAGGGGTTCGACGCGACGCAGCTCATCGCGTCGTGGAACGCGCAGACGCCGGCGAAGACGTGGCTGGAGGTCGAGGCGAAGGGCCGCACGTCGGCCGGCGTCGAGACGACCTGGTACGTGATGGGCCGCTGGGCCAGCGGCGACACCGACATCCAGCGCACGAGCGTCGACGGTCAGAGCGACGACAACGCGTCGGTGGACGTCGACACGCTGGCCACGAAGACCGGCGTCACGCTGCGTTCGTACCAGCTGCGTGTGAGCCTCTACCGCGAGGCGGGCACGCGGGTGACGCCGACGGTGTCCACGCTGGGCGCCGTGACCTCGAACGTCCCGGACCGCTTCGACGTGGCGGCCACCAAGCCGGGCCGCGCGCGGGGCATCGAGCTGAAGGTGCCGGCGTACGCGCAGAACATCCACAAAGGACAGTTCCCGCAGTACGGCGGCGGCGGTGAGGCCTGGTGCAGCCCGACGTCCACCGAGATGGTCGCCGAGTACTGGGGCAAGAAGCCGACCGCGCAGCAGATGAGCTGGATCCCTTCGGACTACCTCGACCCGTCCGTCGTCTACGCCGCGCGCAACACCTACGACTACGCCTACGACGGCACCGGCAACTGGCCGTTCAACACCGCGTACGCCGCTTCGCTCGGCCTGCGCGGCCACATCACGCGCCTGCACGACCTCAACGAGCTCGAGGACTACATCGCCCGCGGCATCCCCGTGATCACGTCGCAGTCGTTCCTCTCCGACGAGCTCGACGGTGCCGGCTACGGCACGTCCGGCCACATCATGGTCGTCGTCGGCTTCACCCAGGCCGGCGACGTGATCGTCAACGACCCGGCCTCCAGCACCGACGCACGCGTCCGCAACGTGTACAAGCGCGACCAGTTCGAGAAGATCTGGCAGCGCACGAAGCGCTACACGGCCGACGGCAGCGTGGCGAGCGGGCCGGGCGGAGTGGTGTACATCGTGACGCCGGCCTGAACGGGCTTTCCAGGAGTGGAAACCGACGCATCGTGGTATGGCCACGCGTGCATGTTCCGTGATTAGCTGCCCCGGCAAAGCAAGGGTGCCGGAAAGGGTGAGCGCATGCCGTACGAGGTCCAGGGAGTCGTGTCCCGCGCGAAGGGCGAGCCGGTGGCGCTCGAGACCGTGGTGGTGCCGGACCCGGGTCCGGGCGAGGCGGTCGTATCGGTGCAGGCCTGCGGGGTCTGCCACACCGACCTGCACTACCGCGAGGGCGGGATCAACGACGACTTCCCGTTCCTGCTCGGCCACGAGGCCGCGGGTCGGGTCGACAAGGTCGGTGCCGGGGTCACGGACATCGCGCCGGGCGACTACGTGATCCTCAACTGGCGCGCCGTCTGCGGCACCTGCCGGGCGTGCAAGCGCGGCAAGCCGTGGTACTGCTTCTCCACGTTCAACGCCGAGCAGCCGATGACGCTCACCGACGGCACGAAGCTGTCGCCCGCGCTGGGCATCGGGGCGTTCCTCGAGAAGACGCTCGTCCACAGTGGACAGTGCACGAAGGTGGACGAGCGGGCCGAACCCGCCGTGGCGGGCCTGCTCGGCTGCGGTGTGATGGCGGGCCTCGGCGCGGCCATCAACACCGGCGCCGTGACGCGCGGTGACTCCGTGGCCGTGATCGGCTGCGGCGGCGTGGGCGACGCGGCCATCGCCGGCGCCAACCTCGCGGGCGCGACCACGATCATCGCCATCGACACCGACGACCGGAAGCTCGAGTGGGCCAAGGGCTTCGGCGCCACGCACACCGTGAACAGCAAGGGCCTCAGCCAGGACGAGGTGGTGGCGGCCATGCAGGACGCCACGCGCTCGTTCGGCCCCGACGTGGTCATCGACGCCGTCGGCCGGCCCGAGACGTGGAAGCAGGCCTTCTACGGCCGCGACCTCGCGGGCACCGTCGTGCTGGTCGGCGTGCCGACGCCGGACATGCGCCTGAACGACCTGCCCCTCATCGACTTCTTCGGCCGTGGCGGCTCGCTAAAGTCGTCCTGGTACGGCGACTGCCTGCCCTCGCGCGACTTCCCCATGCTCGTGGACCTGTACCTGCAGGGCCGCCTGCCGCTGGACAAGTTCGTGACCGAGCGCATCGGCGTCGGCGACGTGGAGCGGGCGTTCGAGCGCATGCACCACGGCGACGTCCTGCGCAGCGTGGTGGAGTTCTGAGGCTTTTCACCGACGCCGACTACCCGGCCGTCCCCTACCCCGGGGCACGGCCGGGTACGTCGTTCGTCCACCTCGACGGCGTCGGGTGGTCGCTGGACACCGCGCCGGCCGGCTGGCGCGACCGGCTGCCCGTGCTGGCGTACGGGTCCAACGCTTGCCCGTCGAAGATCACGTGGCTGCGTGACGAGCTCGGCCTGACCGGTCCCGTCGTGGCGGCTCGCGTGCGCTGCACCGGCCTGGCCGCGGTGTGGGCCTCGGGCCTGCGCAAGGTCGACGACCAGCGCCCCGCCACCCTCACCGCACTGCCCGACGTCGAACACCACTTCCTGTGGTTCGTCACGCCCGAGCAGCGCGCGGTCCTCGACGTCTGCGAAGGCCGCGGCACCCGCTACCACCTCGCCCAGCTGGACGGCTACTCCGTCGAGACCTCCGATGGCACGCGTGTCGAGGGTGTCCACGCCTACGTCGGCGCCTCCGCCGTCCGCTACCCACTCCTCGTCGACGGCCACCCGGTCCGCGTCGCCGACGTCGCCCAGTCCGAAGCCGCCCTCCTCCTCGGCGACCCGGCGGGTGAGCACGGCCTGAAGTGCACGATTGTGGAGCCGGAGCAGATCTTCACCTGACGCGCGGGTCGGGAATCGCCCGGATGGCGAGGAACCCGGTCGGCTCGCAGGAAAGCCGCTCGTACCGCACGGGATCCACCTCGGCCCCGGCGACCTGCGGCCGAGGCTCGACCAGCCGCTCGATCAGGAACCCCGCCTCCCGCAGCTCGGCGCACGTGTCCTGAAGCGGCGAGAGCCAGAACCGCACGTGCCAGCCGTTGACCCACGTCTCCTCCACCACGCGCGGCTCGAAGTAGTTGCCACCGTGGCGAAGCCAGTCGGCCGTCGGGTGTATCCGCGAGAGCACCAGCGCACCACCGGGCCGCAGCACGCGGTGCAGCTCACGCAACATCGCGACCCGGTCGTCCACGTACTCGAAAACCAGCGCCAGCAAAACGAGATCCACCGACGCGTCGGCCAGCCAGCCGAGTGGCGCGCCGAGGTCGTGCACGCGGAACGCCGCGCCCGGCACCCGCGCCCGGCTCAGCTCCACCATGCGCGGGCTCAGGTCGAACCCGGTCACGCGCGCGCCCCGAGCCGCCAGCTCTTCCGCGTACAGCCCGGGGCCGCATGCGGCGTCGAGCACGTCGCGGCCGGCGA
Protein-coding regions in this window:
- a CDS encoding carbohydrate ABC transporter permease, translated to MKAPARKTRDTLAFWGFVGPFLIGLAVFAYLPIGWSVYLSFFDARNTVTPSVFVGLDNYAHMLTDGPFLASLGTFSVFAVVIVPLTFVLSLALAVGVHQLRFARAFFRSVFFLPFACSYVVASLIWKTSLFSGVRYGLANTVLGLFGADPVAWTGTVDPPLYWIVLVTARLWLQLGFYMILFLAALQRIPVRLYEAAWLDGAKPGWQVFRYITLPQLRATSVAVLLLNLINAYQAFDEFYNIMGDSRGYPPFARPPLVYLYYTSLGSGGQDLGRGSAGAVLLALLIALVTLSQGRLFRFDRGALSSTALS
- a CDS encoding ABC transporter substrate-binding protein, yielding MQSRSRRSFLTLAGTAAVGAVAAACGSNTGRPGDPPPSTAMSAGPPPSKPAAKVTLQQWYHAYGEDGVQDAVRGYAASYPGATVKVQWNPGDYDSKIVTALQNSAVPDVFEAQVKIDWVRQNQVVALDDLIGPVKNDFSPAVLAAQTVEGKVYGIPQATDTQVLFYRPSLLQAAGVQPPQTVDELVDAAGKLSRDGVKGLFVGNDGGVATLTGPLLWSAGLDYLKPGGREVGFDDPRAATALGKLRALNANSSLLLGAPTDWSDPGAFIDGLCAMQWTGLWNMPKIRDAFNDDFAVLPFPKLDNSGAPSVPVGAYGAMVNAKSKHVAEAKAFVKWLWVDQTTDQLEFATRFGFHVPARQSLIDKADTLRSGPAADVARFVKENSHLVGGPVWTQQANTALSDAVAKIAKEGADPVAQTKAAVTVAQSELKRLFG
- a CDS encoding gamma-glutamylcyclotransferase; translation: MRLFTDADYPAVPYPGARPGTSFVHLDGVGWSLDTAPAGWRDRLPVLAYGSNACPSKITWLRDELGLTGPVVAARVRCTGLAAVWASGLRKVDDQRPATLTALPDVEHHFLWFVTPEQRAVLDVCEGRGTRYHLAQLDGYSVETSDGTRVEGVHAYVGASAVRYPLLVDGHPVRVADVAQSEAALLLGDPAGEHGLKCTIVEPEQIFT
- a CDS encoding peptidase C39 family protein — its product is MRVRSLITLLSIAMVTAGATQVADAAPAHPANDEAINYHEWSGGTFYAGRLDGLALGRDGLRITRPAGTVEHTEPGLGTSRTYEYGSWTSPVFRQGFDATQLIASWNAQTPAKTWLEVEAKGRTSAGVETTWYVMGRWASGDTDIQRTSVDGQSDDNASVDVDTLATKTGVTLRSYQLRVSLYREAGTRVTPTVSTLGAVTSNVPDRFDVAATKPGRARGIELKVPAYAQNIHKGQFPQYGGGGEAWCSPTSTEMVAEYWGKKPTAQQMSWIPSDYLDPSVVYAARNTYDYAYDGTGNWPFNTAYAASLGLRGHITRLHDLNELEDYIARGIPVITSQSFLSDELDGAGYGTSGHIMVVVGFTQAGDVIVNDPASSTDARVRNVYKRDQFEKIWQRTKRYTADGSVASGPGGVVYIVTPA
- a CDS encoding TIGR03767 family metallophosphoesterase codes for the protein MAQLTRRTFTAAGAAGVGLLLCTPTANALDRALKRTASRTVSTTGTTLEQVAAAVSPGTATYSRLTGGPGWPLVVRGDLTAPKDGRDDRRTALGAFVQFTDLHITDTESPARFEYLHPYVSSAHRPQEALGTAATSALVQRVNSVAKGPFTGRPFDFLVTTGDNTDNHELLELDWFLTSLNGGAITPNSGDPSRYEGVQASGNDAFWNPSTPLADDYSKKGFPQLPGLLEAGIAPFTAPGLDVPWFCTFGNHDDSVVGTLPEGIPGIESWYTSRYKVIGKDEDTAKKLGAAINSGKSVPLIELFGGTGTIREVTPDARRRPFTTAEFVTAHLESGNTGPGPVGHGFSANNADGRNVYYTFRIAPGVTGISLDTTTLGGFADGSIGLGQFNWVESTLKRNSSTYYDFFGRKVAQSVTDELFVLFSHHTSDTMGNLLPDSRHLLEPRLNGDTFVGLLNRFPNVVAWVNGHTHLNKITPHVGKTPAQSFWEINTASHVDFPQHARILELADNGDGTLSIFTTLIEASAPYAVDYSARTPSALASLYRELSYNDIHVDLGRVGSAGDHNTELLLTNPLG
- a CDS encoding S-(hydroxymethyl)mycothiol dehydrogenase: MPYEVQGVVSRAKGEPVALETVVVPDPGPGEAVVSVQACGVCHTDLHYREGGINDDFPFLLGHEAAGRVDKVGAGVTDIAPGDYVILNWRAVCGTCRACKRGKPWYCFSTFNAEQPMTLTDGTKLSPALGIGAFLEKTLVHSGQCTKVDERAEPAVAGLLGCGVMAGLGAAINTGAVTRGDSVAVIGCGGVGDAAIAGANLAGATTIIAIDTDDRKLEWAKGFGATHTVNSKGLSQDEVVAAMQDATRSFGPDVVIDAVGRPETWKQAFYGRDLAGTVVLVGVPTPDMRLNDLPLIDFFGRGGSLKSSWYGDCLPSRDFPMLVDLYLQGRLPLDKFVTERIGVGDVERAFERMHHGDVLRSVVEF
- a CDS encoding class I SAM-dependent methyltransferase, with translation MIGSFPQYEQFADEFLDHARDGFYNAHVDRPACLELLGDVAGRDVLDAACGPGLYAEELAARGARVTGFDLSPRMVELSRARVPGAAFRVHDLGAPLGWLADASVDLVLLALVFEYVDDRVAMLRELHRVLRPGGALVLSRIHPTADWLRHGGNYFEPRVVEETWVNGWHVRFWLSPLQDTCAELREAGFLIERLVEPRPQVAGAEVDPVRYERLSCEPTGFLAIRAIPDPRVR
- a CDS encoding PaaI family thioesterase, with product MTDAEGTSLFHQTMPFASRLGIEALSHAPDLVRSRLAWSESLCTLGGVLHGGALMSLADATGAVCAFLNLPSGASGTTTLESKTNFLRAVRSGHAIASSRPLHAGRRVVVVETEIHDDEGKLVAKVTQTQAVL
- a CDS encoding carbohydrate ABC transporter permease, which codes for MAAVLFLLPFYLLLRNGLASRAEITAPDWTLWPRQVHWENFTRLFSLEDVPFARSLLNSAVVATLQTSGLLVICSLAGYGFARIPYHHSKTVFYAVLATLMIPTSVTFVPSFVVVSTLGWLSDLRGLVIPGLFSAFSAFLFRQYFLDFPRELEEAGRVDGLTRWGVFRRIVVPNSRGFFAAIAVISVIGSWNAFLWPLIIAQSPDSWTVQVALSGLLTSQNPQLNLLFLAAAVSILPIVLLFAFLQRYLVRGVTESGVKG
- a CDS encoding DUF4190 domain-containing protein, with protein sequence MTDPYQQQPRQEGQYYGADGYPTPQQPPQQPSAPLPVPYSAPYSGPYPTPYSGPQPMPYGPFPGYVPLRTSGMAIAGMIIGILALITFWVPFWDVIAAFTAIGLSWAGMVQAQKPGYAGQGMGIAGLVCGIIAAIPAVIFLVLFFTAIAATSTSCAFYC